Proteins encoded in a region of the Nostoc sp. UHCC 0926 genome:
- a CDS encoding transposase — protein MVSILAHAQNLVYTLLSLMPSTYQQENLEAMLGLFLQSEGYPLPEHSKSKSASALSRFLNIYNWSTISVIRTTRNRVIKEILSQRTLGRKPFLQVIIDLTTLEKFGKFKGFENLIRVYNGKRGLHLVVVYLVVGRWRVPWSFRVWKGKGTPSPAQLGLKMVKCLPKKLTKHFQVMVLVDTAFGSVEFIHGVRKRKYHIIAGIACTRKLIDGRCVAQLHKRGQQLRLRGLKFPVYVSWYYFKRDDGKYVKRFVISTKALKASTISWWGKRRWRIEGWFKTAKHRFGLHRFGQGTLLGVYRCLVLSLISYILAHWAYLSTAIASTNLPDWGQAAEIAFQTIFPQLVVLLLLQDIERLRELALSQGIDIQISRCKI, from the coding sequence ATGGTTTCAATTCTTGCCCACGCCCAAAATTTAGTTTACACCTTGCTGTCATTGATGCCTTCTACTTACCAACAAGAAAATCTTGAAGCAATGTTGGGATTGTTCTTGCAGTCAGAGGGGTATCCTCTACCTGAGCACAGTAAAAGTAAGTCAGCCAGCGCCTTAAGTCGATTTCTCAACATCTACAATTGGTCAACTATAAGTGTAATTCGTACCACCCGTAACCGTGTTATTAAGGAGATTTTGTCGCAGCGGACTTTAGGACGTAAACCATTTCTACAAGTGATTATTGACCTAACAACTCTGGAAAAGTTTGGCAAGTTTAAGGGATTTGAAAATTTAATCCGCGTATACAACGGAAAACGAGGTTTACACTTGGTTGTGGTGTATTTGGTTGTAGGTCGGTGGCGAGTTCCCTGGAGTTTTCGCGTCTGGAAGGGAAAAGGGACTCCGTCCCCGGCACAATTGGGACTAAAAATGGTCAAATGCTTGCCCAAAAAACTAACAAAGCACTTCCAGGTGATGGTTCTTGTAGATACAGCCTTTGGTAGTGTGGAATTTATACACGGTGTCCGAAAGCGGAAATACCATATAATTGCTGGGATCGCTTGTACCCGTAAGTTAATAGATGGGCGCTGTGTTGCTCAACTACATAAACGTGGACAACAACTTCGCTTGAGGGGTTTGAAATTTCCTGTCTATGTATCCTGGTACTATTTTAAACGTGATGATGGTAAATATGTCAAACGATTTGTCATTTCAACCAAAGCTCTCAAAGCTAGTACTATTTCTTGGTGGGGTAAACGACGGTGGCGAATAGAGGGTTGGTTTAAAACTGCGAAACACCGTTTCGGGTTACATCGGTTTGGGCAGGGGACACTTTTAGGCGTTTATCGTTGCTTGGTATTGTCCCTGATTTCTTATATTTTGGCACACTGGGCTTATTTATCCACAGCGATCGCTTCTACAAACCTACCTGATTGGGGACAAGCAGCAGAAATCGCATTCCAAACTATATTTCCACAATTGGTAGTGTTACTTCTTTTACAAGACATTGAACGCCTGAGAGAACTGGCACTTAGTCAAGGAATTGACATTCAAATTTCCAGGTGCAAGATATGA